A genomic window from Leptospiraceae bacterium includes:
- a CDS encoding methyltransferase domain-containing protein — MDLKEEDILKDKIYTHWYYVSKGFALKHYIKDIKSECILDVGAGSGIFSRQLLETSSYSSSTCVDISYPKEWDEVYKDKPIYFKKNIETTDADLVLMMDVLEHVEDDVALLKSYVDKVQSGAYFLITVPAFQFLFSGHDLFLEHHRRYTSSMIQKTVKSAGLEVVRCHYFFGLLFPLIAGIRLFTKLKMKLLGKSFQAKSDLKLSAPFINFTLIGIHKLELLFFPINKLAGLSVFCLAKKK, encoded by the coding sequence ATGGATTTAAAAGAAGAAGATATACTGAAAGATAAAATTTATACACATTGGTACTATGTATCTAAGGGCTTTGCACTTAAGCATTATATAAAAGATATTAAAAGTGAATGTATTTTAGATGTAGGAGCCGGTTCCGGAATTTTCTCCAGACAACTATTAGAGACGTCAAGTTATTCTTCATCTACTTGCGTAGACATATCTTATCCAAAAGAGTGGGACGAAGTATATAAAGATAAGCCAATATATTTTAAAAAAAATATAGAAACGACAGATGCGGATCTTGTTCTTATGATGGATGTCTTGGAGCATGTGGAAGATGATGTAGCTTTATTAAAAAGCTATGTTGACAAAGTTCAAAGCGGAGCCTATTTTTTAATTACGGTTCCTGCCTTTCAATTTCTATTTTCCGGACATGACTTATTTCTAGAACATCACAGACGATATACATCTTCGATGATACAGAAAACTGTTAAAAGTGCAGGTCTGGAAGTAGTTCGTTGTCATTATTTTTTTGGTTTATTATTTCCCTTAATTGCTGGCATTCGCCTTTTTACTAAGTTGAAAATGAAACTTTTAGGAAAAAGTTTTCAGGCAAAGAGTGATTTAAAACTCTCAGCACCTTTTATTAATTTTACTTTAATAGGCATACATAAACTGGAATTATTATTTTTCCCTATCAATAAGCTTGCCGGTTTAAGTGTTTTTTGTCTGGCAAAGAAAAAATAA
- a CDS encoding glycosyltransferase family 2 protein → MKKEVISLIVPIYNESEVIDELYSRILKVFEKTEYDFEMVCIDDGSKDDSLSKLLNLHSKDNRVKVVSFSRNFGKEIAMTAGIEYSSGDYLVPIDADLQDPPELIFTMMEKLKEGYDVVYATRAKREGESLFKKMTAILFYKIIGRMTSVPIPPDTGDFRIMKKNAVDALKSLKEKRRFMKGLFSWVGFNQVSITYQRKPRFAGKTKWNYWKLWNFALEGITSFTTIPLRVWTYLGIMISFISFIYALFLMFRHFFHGIDVPGYNSMMVVLLLLGGIQLLSLGVIGEYISRIFDEVKERPLYIVKQSIGFKSIQDEE, encoded by the coding sequence ATGAAGAAAGAAGTTATATCCCTCATTGTTCCAATTTATAATGAATCTGAAGTAATCGATGAACTATATTCACGTATTCTTAAGGTTTTTGAAAAAACAGAATATGATTTTGAAATGGTTTGTATTGACGACGGAAGTAAAGACGATAGCCTTTCCAAGCTTCTCAATCTACATAGCAAAGACAATCGAGTGAAAGTCGTATCTTTTTCCAGAAATTTCGGTAAAGAAATTGCCATGACTGCCGGCATAGAGTATAGCTCAGGTGATTATTTGGTTCCTATTGATGCAGATTTACAGGATCCACCTGAACTTATTTTTACCATGATGGAAAAGTTAAAAGAGGGCTATGATGTTGTATATGCAACAAGGGCGAAGAGGGAAGGGGAATCTTTATTTAAAAAAATGACAGCTATACTTTTCTATAAAATTATAGGAAGGATGACTTCAGTTCCCATTCCTCCCGATACAGGAGATTTTCGAATAATGAAAAAGAATGCGGTGGATGCACTGAAAAGTCTCAAAGAAAAACGTCGTTTCATGAAAGGACTTTTTAGTTGGGTAGGCTTTAATCAGGTAAGTATTACCTATCAAAGGAAACCACGTTTTGCAGGAAAGACAAAATGGAATTATTGGAAACTCTGGAACTTTGCCCTTGAAGGGATTACTTCTTTTACAACGATTCCTCTTAGAGTCTGGACATATCTCGGAATTATGATTTCTTTTATTTCATTTATTTATGCATTATTTCTAATGTTTAGACATTTTTTTCATGGTATTGATGTTCCGGGTTATAATTCTATGATGGTAGTTTTACTATTATTAGGTGGCATTCAGCTACTTTCCCTGGGGGTTATCGGAGAGTATATTTCCAGAATTTTTGATGAAGTGAAAGAAAGACCTTTATATATAGTAAAACAATCAATAGGCTTTAAGTCAATACAGGATGAAGAATAG
- a CDS encoding glycosyltransferase family 2 protein, which produces MKLSLVVSVYNEEAVLPFFLKNLQEALGFLNEADYEILFVNDGSLDCSETILQNFTEIYPYVKVIHFSRNFGHEAAMTAGLDYAIGDHVLCMDADLQHPPDLIQQIYKKQEEGFDIINMVREKREDSTFLHSFFSYLFYFIFNRLSHYNIEPGASDFFLVSRRVADVLREDFHERARFMRGFVQIIGFPKTTIHYKAPARKYGESKYGFRKLLTYFFHVLFSFSRFPLRLGLFLGGMTALCSIIVGIYSIIKKLFTNEPPSGYTTIVVLISFLFAIQFFLTGIIGEYIAHLFLEVKRRPIYIVKETINF; this is translated from the coding sequence TTGAAACTAAGTCTGGTTGTTTCTGTTTATAATGAAGAAGCTGTTCTTCCTTTCTTTTTGAAAAATCTGCAAGAAGCATTGGGCTTTTTGAATGAAGCTGATTATGAAATTCTTTTTGTGAATGATGGAAGCCTGGATTGCTCAGAAACAATTTTGCAAAATTTTACAGAAATCTACCCTTATGTAAAGGTTATACACTTTTCTCGTAATTTTGGACATGAGGCAGCGATGACTGCGGGACTTGACTATGCTATAGGAGATCATGTTCTTTGCATGGATGCTGATCTGCAACATCCACCCGATCTGATCCAACAGATTTATAAAAAGCAAGAAGAAGGCTTTGACATTATTAATATGGTCAGAGAAAAACGGGAGGATAGTACTTTTTTACATAGTTTTTTTTCTTATCTCTTTTATTTTATCTTCAATCGATTAAGTCACTATAATATCGAACCGGGTGCTTCTGATTTCTTTTTAGTATCAAGACGGGTTGCCGATGTTCTAAGAGAAGACTTTCATGAAAGGGCCAGGTTTATGAGAGGTTTTGTTCAAATTATTGGTTTTCCTAAAACAACTATTCATTATAAAGCGCCAGCAAGAAAATACGGGGAGAGTAAGTATGGTTTTAGAAAACTCCTTACATATTTTTTCCACGTTCTATTTAGCTTTAGCCGTTTTCCACTGAGGCTCGGACTGTTTCTGGGTGGAATGACAGCCTTATGTAGTATAATTGTAGGAATTTATTCCATAATAAAAAAACTGTTTACCAATGAACCTCCATCAGGATATACTACTATTGTTGTGCTTATTTCTTTTTTATTTGCGATACAGTTTTTTCTAACCGGTATCATTGGAGAATACATTGCACATTTATTTCTGGAAGTTAAAAGAAGACCGATTTATATAGTTAAGGAAACAATAAATTTTTAA
- a CDS encoding radical SAM protein, with the protein MSLKAVKKREHSTIQDLERMVEIYTFIPKEAIIKQDILRLGLNFTPEALKTDKEYKKKDYFIFSFDHIPLAEMKKGEDKQAPEEVKLSGGHFNLLPTVISVRNNPKSPYLVKASEFGEPELFLDNICLGKLEYPPVPKWYRHRTSAGKFPGEVAPVIEWGYLIYLTVFRNCQYFGKEEECAYCDINHNYRQQKNAGRPYTGVKAVEEILEVLDWIDKEDEVAKVYTITGGSVLTNLKKMSEVDFYLQYPRAIEEKFPGRWMGKIVAQAFEKEDCQKFKDAGIQVYHPNYEVWDPKLFEKICPGKTKWIGRDNWIRRIIDSSEVFGPSCVIPNFVGGVELSEPYGFDTVEEAIASTAEGLDFFMSKGVVPRFTAWCPEPYTTLGTQAGPTLEYFCKLLTVWKETFEKYKLPVPPGYGEPGPGKAVFSVSAFMDVIGYKGT; encoded by the coding sequence ATGAGTCTAAAAGCAGTGAAGAAGCGAGAGCATTCTACAATTCAAGACCTTGAACGAATGGTAGAAATATATACATTTATACCTAAAGAAGCGATCATTAAACAGGATATTTTAAGACTTGGTCTTAATTTTACTCCGGAAGCTCTTAAAACCGATAAAGAATATAAGAAGAAAGATTATTTCATTTTTTCTTTTGATCATATCCCTCTTGCTGAAATGAAGAAAGGAGAAGATAAACAGGCTCCGGAAGAAGTAAAGCTTTCCGGAGGACACTTCAATCTTTTACCTACTGTTATTTCTGTGCGTAATAATCCTAAATCTCCTTATCTGGTGAAAGCATCTGAATTCGGAGAACCGGAGCTATTCTTAGACAACATCTGTCTTGGAAAATTAGAGTATCCTCCTGTACCAAAATGGTACAGACACAGGACAAGTGCCGGGAAGTTTCCGGGTGAGGTAGCACCGGTGATAGAATGGGGATATTTAATCTATTTAACGGTATTTCGGAATTGCCAGTATTTTGGAAAGGAAGAAGAATGTGCTTACTGTGATATAAATCACAATTATAGGCAGCAAAAAAATGCAGGAAGGCCTTATACCGGGGTAAAAGCTGTAGAAGAAATTCTTGAAGTTTTAGACTGGATTGACAAAGAGGATGAAGTCGCAAAGGTCTATACGATTACAGGTGGTTCTGTTCTTACCAATTTAAAAAAAATGTCCGAAGTAGATTTCTACTTACAATATCCGAGAGCTATTGAAGAAAAATTTCCCGGTCGATGGATGGGAAAAATCGTAGCCCAGGCCTTTGAAAAAGAAGACTGCCAGAAATTCAAAGATGCCGGTATCCAGGTTTATCATCCGAACTATGAAGTATGGGATCCAAAACTTTTTGAAAAGATATGCCCGGGAAAAACAAAATGGATAGGTAGAGATAACTGGATTCGTAGAATTATAGATTCATCCGAGGTATTTGGTCCATCCTGTGTAATACCAAATTTTGTGGGAGGAGTGGAGTTGTCAGAACCTTATGGATTTGATACGGTAGAGGAAGCTATTGCTTCTACTGCTGAGGGATTAGATTTTTTTATGTCAAAAGGAGTGGTTCCTCGCTTTACAGCCTGGTGCCCGGAACCTTATACCACACTCGGAACCCAGGCCGGCCCTACATTAGAATATTTTTGTAAACTTTTAACAGTCTGGAAAGAAACTTTTGAAAAATATAAGCTTCCTGTTCCACCGGGTTATGGTGAACCCGGACCCGGAAAAGCAGTTTTTTCCGTTTCCGCTTTTATGGATGTTATTGGATATAAGGGAACTTGA